A DNA window from Caretta caretta isolate rCarCar2 chromosome 7, rCarCar1.hap1, whole genome shotgun sequence contains the following coding sequences:
- the RCOR2 gene encoding REST corepressor 2 isoform X2 encodes MPSVMEKSGPASGILSRSRAKSATNGNHQTSEDESSEEEHSHESPARYSNKELKGMLVWSPNHCVSDAKLDKYIAMAKDKHGYNIEQALGMLLWHKHDVEKSLADLANFTPFPDEWTVEDKVLFEQAFSFHGKSFARIQQMLPDKLIPSLVKYYYSWKKTRSRTSVMDRQARRLLSKKERDDSNDEMEEGRAASEGEFDAMDPKKEPSYQKLPSSRPGPGSGSGPVRKEAQLSQYRHHPLRSRRRPPKGMYLSQDDIAGISASPDVGTLALRHLDSQLVSLKRQVTPTPHHTCQPPSPAMGTLVLHHLDSQIVSLKCQVQCIKQINSSMKQALEGGIDKLRPPEGNGKFNSRWTTDEQLLAVQAIRRYGKDFQAVAGVIGNKTLAQVKTFFVSYRRRFNLEEVLQEWEAEQGGSPRGRSPPHDTKSSSVSLASSEDDDEVQITAVSRSAQQQPQPPASSAAALPSASPRLPPTTLSQPPPLLRPTLPTAPTLHRQPPPLQQGRFLQPRLSPNQPPPPLIRPAASRNHGRGPQHPSSLVGVALEPPPPSSSSL; translated from the exons atGCCTTCCGTGATGGAAAAATCCGGCCCAGCCTCCGGGATCCTGTCGAGGAGCCGGGCGAAATCGGCCACCAATGGCAATCATCAGACCTCGGAGGATGAGAGCAGCGAAGAAGAGCATTCGCATG AAAGCCCCGCTCGCTACAGCAACAAGGAGCTGAAGGGGATGCTGGTCTGGTCGCCCAACCACTGCGTGTCAGATGCCAAAT TGGACAAATACATTGCAATGGCCAAGGACAAGCATGGCTACAACATTGAGCAG gccctggggatGCTGCTGTGGCACAAGCATGATGTGGAGAAGTCTCTGGCTGACCTGGCCAACTTCACGCCCTTTCCAGACGAGTGGACGGTGGAGGACAAGGTGCTATTCGAGCAGGCGTTCAGCTTCCATGGCAAGAGCTTCGCGCGCATCCAGCAGATG CTCCCCGACAAGCTGATCCCCAGCCTGGTGAAGTATTACTACTCCTGGAAGAAGACAAGGAGCCGCACGAGTGTCATGGACCGACAGGCCCGCCGGCTGCTCAGCAAGAAGGAGAGAGATGACAG TAACGACGAGATGGAGGAGGGACGGGCAGCCAGCGAGGGGGAGTTTGATGCCATGGACCCCAAGAAGgag CCAAGCTACCAGAAGCTGCCGAGCAGCCGGCCGGGCCCAGGATCGGGCTCAGGGCCTGTGAGGAAGGAGGCGCAGCTGTCGCAGTATCGGCACCACCCACTGCGCTCACGCCGGCGCCCCCCCAAGGGCATGTACCTGAGCCAGGATGACATCGCTGGTATATCGGCCAGCCCTGACGTGGGCACCCTGGCACTGCGCCACCTCGACTCACAGCTCGTCTCCCTCAAGCGCCAGGTAACCCCGACCCCCCATCACACCTgccaaccccccagccctgccatgggCACCCTGGTGCTGCACCACCTCGACTCACAGATCGTCTCCCTCAAGTGCCAG GTCCAGTGCATCAAGCAGATCAACAGCAGCATGAAGCAGGCCCTGGAGGGTGGGATCGACAAGCTGCGGCCCCCCGAG GGGAACGGCAAGTTCAACTCACGCTGGACAACAgatgagcagctgctggctgtgcagg ccATCCGCAGGTATGGTAAGGATTTCCAGGCCGTGGCTGGGGTGATCGGCAACAAGACGCTGGCCCAGGTGAAAACCTTCTTCGTCAGCTACCGGCGCCGCTTCAACCTGGAGGAGGTGCTGCAGGAGTGGGAGGCTGAGCAGGGGGGATCCCCAAGGGGCCGCTCCCCGCCCCATGACACCAAGAGCTCCAGTGTCTCACTGGCCAGCAGTGAGGACGACGATGAG gtgCAGATCACAGCCGTGTCCCGCTCTGcccagcagcagccgcagcccccAGCGTCCAGTGCAGCAGCTctgccctctgcctccccccggCTGCCACCCACCACGCTGTCGCAGCCTCCCCCCTTGCTGCGGCCCACGCTGCCCACAGCACCCACGCTGCACCGCCAGCCACCCCCCCTCCAGCAGGGtcgcttcctgcagcccagactGTCGCCCAACCAGCCACCCCCGCCACTCATCCGGCCTGCTGCCTCCCGCAACCATGGGCGGGGGCCCCAGCACCCCTCCTCACTGGTGGGCGTggctctggagccccctcccccgtcctccagctccctctga
- the RCOR2 gene encoding REST corepressor 2 isoform X1, whose amino-acid sequence MPSVMEKSGPASGILSRSRAKSATNGNHQTSEDESSEEEHSHDSMIRVGADYQAVIPECKPESPARYSNKELKGMLVWSPNHCVSDAKLDKYIAMAKDKHGYNIEQALGMLLWHKHDVEKSLADLANFTPFPDEWTVEDKVLFEQAFSFHGKSFARIQQMLPDKLIPSLVKYYYSWKKTRSRTSVMDRQARRLLSKKERDDSNDEMEEGRAASEGEFDAMDPKKEPSYQKLPSSRPGPGSGSGPVRKEAQLSQYRHHPLRSRRRPPKGMYLSQDDIAGISASPDVGTLALRHLDSQLVSLKRQVTPTPHHTCQPPSPAMGTLVLHHLDSQIVSLKCQVQCIKQINSSMKQALEGGIDKLRPPEGNGKFNSRWTTDEQLLAVQAIRRYGKDFQAVAGVIGNKTLAQVKTFFVSYRRRFNLEEVLQEWEAEQGGSPRGRSPPHDTKSSSVSLASSEDDDEVQITAVSRSAQQQPQPPASSAAALPSASPRLPPTTLSQPPPLLRPTLPTAPTLHRQPPPLQQGRFLQPRLSPNQPPPPLIRPAASRNHGRGPQHPSSLVGVALEPPPPSSSSL is encoded by the exons atGCCTTCCGTGATGGAAAAATCCGGCCCAGCCTCCGGGATCCTGTCGAGGAGCCGGGCGAAATCGGCCACCAATGGCAATCATCAGACCTCGGAGGATGAGAGCAGCGAAGAAGAGCATTCGCATG ACAGCATGATTCGGGTGGGGGCAGATTACCAAGCTGTGATCCCTGAGTGCAAGCCAG AAAGCCCCGCTCGCTACAGCAACAAGGAGCTGAAGGGGATGCTGGTCTGGTCGCCCAACCACTGCGTGTCAGATGCCAAAT TGGACAAATACATTGCAATGGCCAAGGACAAGCATGGCTACAACATTGAGCAG gccctggggatGCTGCTGTGGCACAAGCATGATGTGGAGAAGTCTCTGGCTGACCTGGCCAACTTCACGCCCTTTCCAGACGAGTGGACGGTGGAGGACAAGGTGCTATTCGAGCAGGCGTTCAGCTTCCATGGCAAGAGCTTCGCGCGCATCCAGCAGATG CTCCCCGACAAGCTGATCCCCAGCCTGGTGAAGTATTACTACTCCTGGAAGAAGACAAGGAGCCGCACGAGTGTCATGGACCGACAGGCCCGCCGGCTGCTCAGCAAGAAGGAGAGAGATGACAG TAACGACGAGATGGAGGAGGGACGGGCAGCCAGCGAGGGGGAGTTTGATGCCATGGACCCCAAGAAGgag CCAAGCTACCAGAAGCTGCCGAGCAGCCGGCCGGGCCCAGGATCGGGCTCAGGGCCTGTGAGGAAGGAGGCGCAGCTGTCGCAGTATCGGCACCACCCACTGCGCTCACGCCGGCGCCCCCCCAAGGGCATGTACCTGAGCCAGGATGACATCGCTGGTATATCGGCCAGCCCTGACGTGGGCACCCTGGCACTGCGCCACCTCGACTCACAGCTCGTCTCCCTCAAGCGCCAGGTAACCCCGACCCCCCATCACACCTgccaaccccccagccctgccatgggCACCCTGGTGCTGCACCACCTCGACTCACAGATCGTCTCCCTCAAGTGCCAG GTCCAGTGCATCAAGCAGATCAACAGCAGCATGAAGCAGGCCCTGGAGGGTGGGATCGACAAGCTGCGGCCCCCCGAG GGGAACGGCAAGTTCAACTCACGCTGGACAACAgatgagcagctgctggctgtgcagg ccATCCGCAGGTATGGTAAGGATTTCCAGGCCGTGGCTGGGGTGATCGGCAACAAGACGCTGGCCCAGGTGAAAACCTTCTTCGTCAGCTACCGGCGCCGCTTCAACCTGGAGGAGGTGCTGCAGGAGTGGGAGGCTGAGCAGGGGGGATCCCCAAGGGGCCGCTCCCCGCCCCATGACACCAAGAGCTCCAGTGTCTCACTGGCCAGCAGTGAGGACGACGATGAG gtgCAGATCACAGCCGTGTCCCGCTCTGcccagcagcagccgcagcccccAGCGTCCAGTGCAGCAGCTctgccctctgcctccccccggCTGCCACCCACCACGCTGTCGCAGCCTCCCCCCTTGCTGCGGCCCACGCTGCCCACAGCACCCACGCTGCACCGCCAGCCACCCCCCCTCCAGCAGGGtcgcttcctgcagcccagactGTCGCCCAACCAGCCACCCCCGCCACTCATCCGGCCTGCTGCCTCCCGCAACCATGGGCGGGGGCCCCAGCACCCCTCCTCACTGGTGGGCGTggctctggagccccctcccccgtcctccagctccctctga
- the RCOR2 gene encoding REST corepressor 2 isoform X3: MPSVMEKSGPASGILSRSRAKSATNGNHQTSEDESSEEEHSHDSMIRVGADYQAVIPECKPESPARYSNKELKGMLVWSPNHCVSDAKLDKYIAMAKDKHGYNIEQALGMLLWHKHDVEKSLADLANFTPFPDEWTVEDKVLFEQAFSFHGKSFARIQQMLPDKLIPSLVKYYYSWKKTRSRTSVMDRQARRLLSKKERDDSNDEMEEGRAASEGEFDAMDPKKEPSYQKLPSSRPGPGSGSGPVRKEAQLSQYRHHPLRSRRRPPKGMYLSQDDIAGISASPDVGTLALRHLDSQLVSLKRQVQCIKQINSSMKQALEGGIDKLRPPEGNGKFNSRWTTDEQLLAVQAIRRYGKDFQAVAGVIGNKTLAQVKTFFVSYRRRFNLEEVLQEWEAEQGGSPRGRSPPHDTKSSSVSLASSEDDDEVQITAVSRSAQQQPQPPASSAAALPSASPRLPPTTLSQPPPLLRPTLPTAPTLHRQPPPLQQGRFLQPRLSPNQPPPPLIRPAASRNHGRGPQHPSSLVGVALEPPPPSSSSL; encoded by the exons atGCCTTCCGTGATGGAAAAATCCGGCCCAGCCTCCGGGATCCTGTCGAGGAGCCGGGCGAAATCGGCCACCAATGGCAATCATCAGACCTCGGAGGATGAGAGCAGCGAAGAAGAGCATTCGCATG ACAGCATGATTCGGGTGGGGGCAGATTACCAAGCTGTGATCCCTGAGTGCAAGCCAG AAAGCCCCGCTCGCTACAGCAACAAGGAGCTGAAGGGGATGCTGGTCTGGTCGCCCAACCACTGCGTGTCAGATGCCAAAT TGGACAAATACATTGCAATGGCCAAGGACAAGCATGGCTACAACATTGAGCAG gccctggggatGCTGCTGTGGCACAAGCATGATGTGGAGAAGTCTCTGGCTGACCTGGCCAACTTCACGCCCTTTCCAGACGAGTGGACGGTGGAGGACAAGGTGCTATTCGAGCAGGCGTTCAGCTTCCATGGCAAGAGCTTCGCGCGCATCCAGCAGATG CTCCCCGACAAGCTGATCCCCAGCCTGGTGAAGTATTACTACTCCTGGAAGAAGACAAGGAGCCGCACGAGTGTCATGGACCGACAGGCCCGCCGGCTGCTCAGCAAGAAGGAGAGAGATGACAG TAACGACGAGATGGAGGAGGGACGGGCAGCCAGCGAGGGGGAGTTTGATGCCATGGACCCCAAGAAGgag CCAAGCTACCAGAAGCTGCCGAGCAGCCGGCCGGGCCCAGGATCGGGCTCAGGGCCTGTGAGGAAGGAGGCGCAGCTGTCGCAGTATCGGCACCACCCACTGCGCTCACGCCGGCGCCCCCCCAAGGGCATGTACCTGAGCCAGGATGACATCGCTGGTATATCGGCCAGCCCTGACGTGGGCACCCTGGCACTGCGCCACCTCGACTCACAGCTCGTCTCCCTCAAGCGCCAG GTCCAGTGCATCAAGCAGATCAACAGCAGCATGAAGCAGGCCCTGGAGGGTGGGATCGACAAGCTGCGGCCCCCCGAG GGGAACGGCAAGTTCAACTCACGCTGGACAACAgatgagcagctgctggctgtgcagg ccATCCGCAGGTATGGTAAGGATTTCCAGGCCGTGGCTGGGGTGATCGGCAACAAGACGCTGGCCCAGGTGAAAACCTTCTTCGTCAGCTACCGGCGCCGCTTCAACCTGGAGGAGGTGCTGCAGGAGTGGGAGGCTGAGCAGGGGGGATCCCCAAGGGGCCGCTCCCCGCCCCATGACACCAAGAGCTCCAGTGTCTCACTGGCCAGCAGTGAGGACGACGATGAG gtgCAGATCACAGCCGTGTCCCGCTCTGcccagcagcagccgcagcccccAGCGTCCAGTGCAGCAGCTctgccctctgcctccccccggCTGCCACCCACCACGCTGTCGCAGCCTCCCCCCTTGCTGCGGCCCACGCTGCCCACAGCACCCACGCTGCACCGCCAGCCACCCCCCCTCCAGCAGGGtcgcttcctgcagcccagactGTCGCCCAACCAGCCACCCCCGCCACTCATCCGGCCTGCTGCCTCCCGCAACCATGGGCGGGGGCCCCAGCACCCCTCCTCACTGGTGGGCGTggctctggagccccctcccccgtcctccagctccctctga
- the RCOR2 gene encoding REST corepressor 2 isoform X4 — MIRVGADYQAVIPECKPESPARYSNKELKGMLVWSPNHCVSDAKLDKYIAMAKDKHGYNIEQALGMLLWHKHDVEKSLADLANFTPFPDEWTVEDKVLFEQAFSFHGKSFARIQQMLPDKLIPSLVKYYYSWKKTRSRTSVMDRQARRLLSKKERDDSNDEMEEGRAASEGEFDAMDPKKEPSYQKLPSSRPGPGSGSGPVRKEAQLSQYRHHPLRSRRRPPKGMYLSQDDIAGISASPDVGTLALRHLDSQLVSLKRQVTPTPHHTCQPPSPAMGTLVLHHLDSQIVSLKCQVQCIKQINSSMKQALEGGIDKLRPPEGNGKFNSRWTTDEQLLAVQAIRRYGKDFQAVAGVIGNKTLAQVKTFFVSYRRRFNLEEVLQEWEAEQGGSPRGRSPPHDTKSSSVSLASSEDDDEVQITAVSRSAQQQPQPPASSAAALPSASPRLPPTTLSQPPPLLRPTLPTAPTLHRQPPPLQQGRFLQPRLSPNQPPPPLIRPAASRNHGRGPQHPSSLVGVALEPPPPSSSSL, encoded by the exons ATGATTCGGGTGGGGGCAGATTACCAAGCTGTGATCCCTGAGTGCAAGCCAG AAAGCCCCGCTCGCTACAGCAACAAGGAGCTGAAGGGGATGCTGGTCTGGTCGCCCAACCACTGCGTGTCAGATGCCAAAT TGGACAAATACATTGCAATGGCCAAGGACAAGCATGGCTACAACATTGAGCAG gccctggggatGCTGCTGTGGCACAAGCATGATGTGGAGAAGTCTCTGGCTGACCTGGCCAACTTCACGCCCTTTCCAGACGAGTGGACGGTGGAGGACAAGGTGCTATTCGAGCAGGCGTTCAGCTTCCATGGCAAGAGCTTCGCGCGCATCCAGCAGATG CTCCCCGACAAGCTGATCCCCAGCCTGGTGAAGTATTACTACTCCTGGAAGAAGACAAGGAGCCGCACGAGTGTCATGGACCGACAGGCCCGCCGGCTGCTCAGCAAGAAGGAGAGAGATGACAG TAACGACGAGATGGAGGAGGGACGGGCAGCCAGCGAGGGGGAGTTTGATGCCATGGACCCCAAGAAGgag CCAAGCTACCAGAAGCTGCCGAGCAGCCGGCCGGGCCCAGGATCGGGCTCAGGGCCTGTGAGGAAGGAGGCGCAGCTGTCGCAGTATCGGCACCACCCACTGCGCTCACGCCGGCGCCCCCCCAAGGGCATGTACCTGAGCCAGGATGACATCGCTGGTATATCGGCCAGCCCTGACGTGGGCACCCTGGCACTGCGCCACCTCGACTCACAGCTCGTCTCCCTCAAGCGCCAGGTAACCCCGACCCCCCATCACACCTgccaaccccccagccctgccatgggCACCCTGGTGCTGCACCACCTCGACTCACAGATCGTCTCCCTCAAGTGCCAG GTCCAGTGCATCAAGCAGATCAACAGCAGCATGAAGCAGGCCCTGGAGGGTGGGATCGACAAGCTGCGGCCCCCCGAG GGGAACGGCAAGTTCAACTCACGCTGGACAACAgatgagcagctgctggctgtgcagg ccATCCGCAGGTATGGTAAGGATTTCCAGGCCGTGGCTGGGGTGATCGGCAACAAGACGCTGGCCCAGGTGAAAACCTTCTTCGTCAGCTACCGGCGCCGCTTCAACCTGGAGGAGGTGCTGCAGGAGTGGGAGGCTGAGCAGGGGGGATCCCCAAGGGGCCGCTCCCCGCCCCATGACACCAAGAGCTCCAGTGTCTCACTGGCCAGCAGTGAGGACGACGATGAG gtgCAGATCACAGCCGTGTCCCGCTCTGcccagcagcagccgcagcccccAGCGTCCAGTGCAGCAGCTctgccctctgcctccccccggCTGCCACCCACCACGCTGTCGCAGCCTCCCCCCTTGCTGCGGCCCACGCTGCCCACAGCACCCACGCTGCACCGCCAGCCACCCCCCCTCCAGCAGGGtcgcttcctgcagcccagactGTCGCCCAACCAGCCACCCCCGCCACTCATCCGGCCTGCTGCCTCCCGCAACCATGGGCGGGGGCCCCAGCACCCCTCCTCACTGGTGGGCGTggctctggagccccctcccccgtcctccagctccctctga